The Clostridioides difficile genome has a segment encoding these proteins:
- a CDS encoding Fis family transcriptional regulator, giving the protein MNLNNITNYVQSICENISNVLDVDVTLVTKDLTRIAGTGIFRGKIGETISEKSVYSLVLKDGKSYVINKEIEENCNKCANRENCKELADICTPVKMGEHILGILGIAAFNEEQKEKILSKDKELTAFVRSMSDLISFKLDELYKQEVKTMDDLEREAIENAIKKYGSNTEGMKKVAEALNIGIATLYRKVKKFNIKS; this is encoded by the coding sequence TACGTTCAAAGTATTTGCGAGAATATTTCTAATGTGTTAGATGTAGATGTTACTTTAGTTACAAAAGATTTGACTAGGATAGCAGGAACAGGAATATTCAGAGGTAAAATAGGAGAAACAATATCAGAGAAATCTGTGTATTCTCTTGTTTTAAAAGATGGAAAATCCTATGTTATAAATAAGGAAATAGAAGAGAACTGTAATAAATGTGCAAATAGAGAAAACTGTAAAGAGTTAGCGGATATATGTACCCCTGTTAAAATGGGAGAACATATACTTGGAATATTGGGTATAGCTGCATTTAATGAAGAGCAAAAAGAAAAGATACTTTCAAAAGATAAGGAGTTAACTGCTTTTGTAAGGAGTATGTCTGATTTAATATCTTTTAAATTGGATGAACTATACAAACAAGAGGTTAAGACTATGGATGACCTTGAAAGAGAAGCTATAGAAAATGCTATCAAAAAATATGGAAGTAATACAGAGGGAATGAAAAAAGTAGCAGAAGCATTGAATATAGGCATAGCTACGCTTTATAGAAAAGTAAAAAAATTCAACATTAAAAGTTAG